The window TACGCGCAAGTTTGCTGACACCGAGAACTTTTTTATTCGGAATATAGCCGATATGACATTTGCCGATAAACGGCAGCATGTGATGTTCGCAAAGGCTGTAGATTTCAATATCCTTGACGATAATCATGTGATTATCTTCCGCTTCAAAAAATGCTCCATTTAACACATCGTCGATGTTCTGATGATAACCGCGCGTCAAAAATTTATACGATTCCGCCATACGGTGCGGCGTATCTTTCAACCCCTCGCGCGCCGGATCTTCACCGAGTTCTATCAGCAGTTTTTTGATTAAATTTTCCATAAAACAGTTTTCCTTAACGTTCAAACTTCAAGCGCTGTCCAAAAATTCCGGCATGAATCGCTTCATCCTGCCAGACGATTTGACCGGAAACAATCGTGGTGTCGATAGTTGAGCGGAATATGTTCCCTTCAAACGGCGACCAGCCGCATTGATAGAGAATATTTTTTTTCGCAACTGTTTGCGGACGGTTTAAGTCAACCAGCACCAGATCAGCGAAGTATCCTTCGCGGATAAAGCCGCGCCCGGCAATATTAAAAATCCGCGCCGGCGCGTGCGCCGTTTTTTCGGCGACGGTTTCCAGTGAGAGTATCCCATCGTGAAAATGTTCGAGTATGGCGGGCAGGGCGGATTGAATCAGCGGCAGGCCGGACGGCGCAGTCCAGTAGGTCCCGCTTTTTTCTGCGGCGGTGTGCGGCGCGTGGTCGGTGCCGATCGTGTCAATCTGATTGGTGAGCAGTCCGCGAATTAATGCGGCGCGGTCGGCGGAGGTTTTAATTGCCGGATTGCATTTTACGCGCGCCCCGAGTCTGTCATACGCCGCATCATCAAAATGCAGGTAGTGAATACACGTTTCGGCGGTGATGTGTTTCCCGCATTCATCGTTTTCAATGTAGGCCTCGTTTTCGCGCGGACCGCCGACGCGCGCGATGCTTTCGTCGAACAGGTTCAGTTCGCGCGCGGTGCTGATGTGCAGAACGTGCAGCCGCGTACCGTATTTCCTGGCGAGTTCCACCGCAAGTTTCGTTGAGGCATAACAGGCTTCTTCACTGCGGATTTCCGGGTGCGCACGGAACGGCGTTTTGTCACCGAGTTTTTCGCGGAAGATTGTTTCGTTTTGTGCGATGATGTTCGCATCTTCACAGTGCGCCGCCAGCGGCACCGGCGCGGCGCGGAAAATCTCTTCCAGGACATCGTGCCCATCAACGAGCATGTTGCCGGTGGATGAGCCCATAAAAATTTTTACACCGCAAACATCTGCCGGGTTCAGTTTTTTAATTTCATCCAGATGACTGCCGGCTGCACCCAAATAGAACGAAAAGTTTGTTGCGCAGGTTTGTGCCGCCAGGGCAGATTTTTCTTCGAGCCGTTCAATGGATGTGGTTTGCGGAACCGTGTTCGGCATGTCCATGACAGACGTGACGCCGCCGGCGACGGCGGCTCGCGATTCACTGTGCAGACTGCCTTTGTGCGTTAAGCCCGGTTCGCGGAAATGCACATGGCAGTCGATCATGCCCGGCAGCAGCGCTTTCCCTTCGGCATTGATTTCAATATCCGCCGGCGCACTGATTGAGCTGTCGATGCGATCAATACGACCGTTGCGGATGAACACATCCGCCGCACGGATTTCGCCGTCAGAAACCACCTTTGCATTTTTTAGGAGAATGGAACGATGGAACGGTGGAATGATGGAATGATGAAACTCACTGCTCATAACACACCTCGTATATTTCATTGGTTTCACGAAGAATGAACGAATCATCCCATTCTTTACCTTGCTGCTTCAGTTTATACGGAAAAGGCTTCATGATTTTCCAGGTCAGTTTGTACAGTTCTTTTGCATCCTGCCAGACTCGTAGTTTCATGTATCCGCGATTGATATTTTTCCGGTGCTCCAGTATTCCATTATTCCATGATTCCATGATTCCGGTGAAACAGTTTCTGTTTCAGAATAACACCGGCAGCGATTAAAATCATTATGGCGGAGTAAAGCTGTCCTTTGGTAAGCCAGCCGAAGTAGACGGTGCTGTCGGGTTCGCGGAAAAATTCGGCAGTGATGCGCGCAACGGCATACAGAATCAGAAACATGGCGCTGGCTGCGCCGCTGCATCTGCCCCGCGCGGTTTTGCGAATGAGCGCCAGCGTAATAAACAGAAAAAGTCCTTCACCGCAGGCTTCGTAGAGTTGCGACGGATGGCGCGGCACCGGCA is drawn from Kiritimatiellales bacterium and contains these coding sequences:
- the folE gene encoding GTP cyclohydrolase I FolE is translated as MENLIKKLLIELGEDPAREGLKDTPHRMAESYKFLTRGYHQNIDDVLNGAFFEAEDNHMIIVKDIEIYSLCEHHMLPFIGKCHIGYIPNKKVLGVSKLARIVDVFARRLQIQERLTEQVAQTLMEKVDAQGVGVVIEAQHLCMMMRGVEKQNSKMITSSMHGTFRSQLATRTEFLRLIGTLD
- a CDS encoding dihydroorotase, which codes for MSSEFHHSIIPPFHRSILLKNAKVVSDGEIRAADVFIRNGRIDRIDSSISAPADIEINAEGKALLPGMIDCHVHFREPGLTHKGSLHSESRAAVAGGVTSVMDMPNTVPQTTSIERLEEKSALAAQTCATNFSFYLGAAGSHLDEIKKLNPADVCGVKIFMGSSTGNMLVDGHDVLEEIFRAAPVPLAAHCEDANIIAQNETIFREKLGDKTPFRAHPEIRSEEACYASTKLAVELARKYGTRLHVLHISTARELNLFDESIARVGGPRENEAYIENDECGKHITAETCIHYLHFDDAAYDRLGARVKCNPAIKTSADRAALIRGLLTNQIDTIGTDHAPHTAAEKSGTYWTAPSGLPLIQSALPAILEHFHDGILSLETVAEKTAHAPARIFNIAGRGFIREGYFADLVLVDLNRPQTVAKKNILYQCGWSPFEGNIFRSTIDTTIVSGQIVWQDEAIHAGIFGQRLKFER